A single Fundidesulfovibrio soli DNA region contains:
- a CDS encoding delta(1)-pyrroline-2-carboxylate reductase family protein — protein MMTVEAERTAELLPFTPLARSVAEVLAAKAAGRVTAPERLHMPLPGGGVLLAMPASDGRMAVAKLVTLHPGNADKGLPLLHGEVVAMCARTGRRLGMLDGPEATARRTAAASLLAATRLAPRPGGELLVLGAGVQAMAHALAFAEGLGAEGTGVERVHVCSLRMGRAEAMADRLVELGIPAEAVADPGEAASRAALIVAATTSPIPVVPEAVREDVFIAAVGSFHADRAEVPGGLVRRCRLFVDDLDAARTEAGDLILAGVDWKDVTPLEAVTERLELPGPVLYKSVGHASLDLAAARLAFGHLL, from the coding sequence ATGATGACCGTCGAGGCCGAGCGCACCGCCGAGCTGCTGCCGTTCACGCCTCTGGCCCGGTCCGTGGCCGAGGTCCTGGCCGCCAAGGCCGCCGGGCGGGTGACCGCGCCCGAACGGCTGCACATGCCCCTGCCCGGCGGGGGTGTGCTGCTGGCCATGCCCGCCTCCGACGGCCGGATGGCCGTGGCCAAGTTGGTCACGCTGCACCCGGGCAACGCCGACAAGGGCCTGCCGCTCCTGCACGGCGAGGTGGTGGCCATGTGCGCCAGGACGGGCCGCCGCCTGGGCATGCTCGACGGCCCCGAGGCCACGGCGCGGCGCACCGCCGCCGCTTCGCTGCTGGCGGCCACGCGCCTGGCACCGCGCCCCGGCGGGGAGCTGCTGGTGTTGGGCGCGGGCGTTCAGGCCATGGCCCACGCCCTGGCTTTCGCTGAAGGGCTCGGCGCGGAAGGGACTGGCGTGGAGCGGGTGCATGTCTGCTCCCTCAGGATGGGCAGGGCCGAGGCCATGGCGGACAGGCTGGTGGAACTGGGCATCCCGGCCGAGGCCGTGGCCGACCCGGGCGAGGCCGCCTCCCGCGCGGCGCTGATCGTGGCCGCCACCACCAGCCCCATCCCGGTGGTGCCGGAGGCCGTCCGGGAGGACGTCTTCATCGCCGCCGTGGGCTCGTTCCATGCCGACAGGGCGGAGGTCCCCGGCGGATTGGTGCGCCGCTGCCGCCTGTTCGTGGACGACCTGGACGCAGCCCGCACCGAGGCCGGAGACCTGATCCTGGCCGGGGTGGACTGGAAGGACGTCACCCCGCTGGAGGCCGTCACCGAGCGCCTGGAACTGCCCGGCCCGGTGCTCTACAAGAGCGTGGGGCATGCCTCCCTGGACCTGGCCGCCGCACGCCTGGCCTTCGGGCATCTGCTGTAG
- the ettA gene encoding energy-dependent translational throttle protein EttA — protein MADEPNKIIYSMIKVSKFHDKKPILQNISLSYFYGAKIGVLGMNGSGKSTLLKILAGVDKDFQGETVLAPGYTIGYLEQEPMLDETKTVREIVEEGVAETMALVREFEEINAQFAEPMDDDAMDKLIERQGQVQEKLDALDAWDIDSRLDMAMDALRCPPPDTPVKVISGGEKRRVALCRLLLKKPDILLLDEPTNHLDAETVAWLEHHLHTYPGTIIAVTHDRYFLDNVAGWILELDRGRGIPWKGNYSSWLEQKQERLKNEEKAEDERRKTLERELDWIRMNPKGRHAKSKARISAYESLAAQDSDKVAKDLEIFIPAGPRLGNKVIEAKGVCKAFGDNLLVDGLEFLIPAGAIVGIIGPNGAGKSTLFRMITGVDKPDCGELSIGETVVLAHVDQSRDALKDDMTVFDAISEGQDTIMLGRREVNSRAYVARFGMTGPDQQKKVSLLSGGERNRVFLARMLKSGANVILLDEPTNDLDVNTMRALEDALVNFAGCALVISHDRWFLDRVATHILAFEGDSKAVWFDGNYSEYEADRKARLGKEADQPHRIKYRKFARA, from the coding sequence ATGGCTGACGAACCGAATAAGATCATCTACTCGATGATCAAGGTTTCCAAGTTCCACGACAAGAAACCCATTCTGCAGAACATTTCCCTGTCCTATTTCTACGGCGCGAAGATCGGCGTGCTGGGCATGAACGGCTCGGGCAAGTCCACGCTCCTGAAGATCCTGGCGGGCGTGGACAAGGACTTCCAGGGCGAGACCGTGCTGGCCCCCGGCTACACCATCGGCTACCTGGAGCAGGAGCCCATGCTGGACGAGACCAAGACCGTGCGCGAGATCGTGGAGGAGGGCGTGGCCGAGACCATGGCCCTGGTCCGCGAATTCGAGGAGATCAACGCCCAGTTCGCCGAGCCTATGGACGACGACGCCATGGACAAGCTCATCGAGCGCCAGGGCCAGGTGCAGGAGAAGCTCGACGCCCTGGACGCCTGGGACATCGACTCCCGCCTGGACATGGCCATGGACGCCCTGCGCTGCCCCCCGCCCGACACCCCGGTGAAGGTCATCTCCGGCGGCGAGAAGCGCCGCGTGGCCCTGTGCCGCCTGCTGCTCAAGAAGCCCGACATCCTGCTGCTGGACGAGCCCACCAACCACCTGGACGCCGAGACCGTGGCCTGGCTGGAGCACCACCTGCACACCTATCCCGGCACCATCATCGCCGTCACCCACGACCGCTACTTCCTGGACAACGTGGCGGGCTGGATCCTTGAGCTGGACCGGGGCCGGGGCATCCCCTGGAAGGGCAACTACTCCTCCTGGCTGGAGCAGAAGCAGGAGCGCCTGAAGAACGAGGAGAAGGCCGAGGACGAGCGCCGCAAGACTCTGGAGCGCGAACTCGACTGGATCAGGATGAACCCCAAGGGGCGCCACGCCAAGAGCAAGGCCCGCATCAGCGCCTACGAGTCCCTGGCCGCGCAGGACTCCGACAAGGTGGCCAAGGATCTGGAGATCTTCATCCCGGCCGGGCCGCGCCTGGGCAACAAGGTCATCGAGGCCAAGGGCGTGTGCAAGGCCTTCGGCGACAACCTGCTGGTGGACGGGCTTGAGTTCCTCATCCCGGCGGGCGCCATCGTGGGCATCATCGGCCCCAACGGCGCGGGCAAGTCCACCCTGTTCCGCATGATCACCGGGGTCGACAAGCCCGACTGCGGCGAGCTCTCCATCGGCGAGACTGTGGTGCTGGCCCACGTGGACCAGTCCCGCGATGCCCTCAAGGACGACATGACCGTGTTCGACGCCATCAGCGAAGGCCAGGACACCATCATGCTGGGCAGGCGCGAGGTGAACTCCCGCGCCTACGTGGCCCGCTTCGGCATGACCGGGCCCGACCAGCAGAAGAAGGTCAGCCTGCTCTCCGGCGGCGAGCGCAACCGGGTGTTCCTGGCCCGCATGCTCAAGAGCGGCGCCAACGTCATCCTCCTTGACGAGCCCACCAACGACCTGGACGTGAACACCATGCGCGCCCTGGAGGACGCCCTGGTCAACTTCGCGGGCTGCGCCCTGGTCATCAGCCACGACAGGTGGTTCCTTGACCGCGTGGCCACGCACATCCTGGCCTTCGAGGGCGACAGCAAGGCCGTCTGGTTCGACGGCAACTACTCCGAGTACGAGGCGGACCGCAAAGCCCGCCTGGGCAAGGAGGCCGACCAGCCCCACCGCATCAAGTACAGGAAGTTCGCCCGGGCCTAG
- a CDS encoding VIT domain-containing protein — protein sequence MHYPSISIAAEHDISAPSVDVKVEGEINEIFTVIRATQTYTNKETVNIESVYTFPLPSTATLLEMTAVVGSRTYTGVVAKKSDAEQAYEKAIESGDSAVMLENPSPGVYTANFGNLMPGESATIHFTYVHMNEWTHDGLRFFLPTTIAPRYGSPAQAGLQDHQIPGFSMTQENRMRISISVLGRLSGSDIISPSHSFDITREPERTVITALYHSSGRILMDRDFVLSIRPAEPIRSSAFIEYDGDSYTALASIKPEIAPDAAPRIKCVSIVIDCSGSMSGDSISQAKAALDEILRTIRSTDYFNIILFGSSCIKLFNSPALADAGNITIARKMTANMDADLGGTEIGAALRAALESSVPEGMPHDLLLITDGQVWDADDLIRETAAHGCRAFTVGVGSAVSEVFVRDLALSTGGACELAAPGEDIAGKIVAQFRRIFASMAEKVSITWPFETIATYPQKFSTVFDGDRLLAFATGKNAPRGGVRFETVAGGAAAVTDIACEEFKHDASLPRPGSGSAILSRLMASAIINDRNTPRERIEHLAMSHNLMSPVTNYILTVERKDGEKAVDLPELRKVRQTLAAGWHGLGTVQQEMCCCDEAPPSPPSSRRSRSATSSGPSGVMFSRKSPSSSRDRYRTMTRPNGFIFDEDEFEVPAYIRAGSDITPFRSMSAFIINFNGRHTSLARGLECLSFADLDELGLPLEILNMLTAMSNGNNEEELVLALLIVLSEDIHRGKFSRQSNRLIQKRYRELPQIYAYRTTICDSMNSMATD from the coding sequence ATGCACTATCCAAGCATCTCCATCGCTGCTGAACACGATATTTCCGCTCCTTCCGTCGACGTCAAAGTCGAAGGCGAGATAAACGAGATCTTCACGGTCATCAGGGCAACGCAGACCTACACGAACAAGGAAACCGTAAACATTGAATCGGTTTATACCTTTCCTCTGCCCAGCACGGCCACACTGCTCGAAATGACCGCCGTGGTCGGCTCCCGCACGTATACAGGCGTCGTGGCGAAAAAGTCTGACGCCGAACAGGCCTATGAAAAAGCCATTGAAAGCGGCGATTCCGCGGTCATGCTGGAAAACCCGTCCCCTGGCGTATACACGGCCAATTTCGGGAACCTCATGCCGGGTGAGTCCGCAACCATTCACTTCACATATGTCCATATGAATGAGTGGACTCACGACGGCTTGCGGTTCTTCCTGCCCACAACCATCGCCCCGCGCTACGGCAGCCCCGCACAGGCTGGACTTCAGGATCACCAAATTCCGGGCTTTTCGATGACGCAGGAGAATCGGATGCGGATCTCCATCAGCGTGCTCGGAAGGCTCAGCGGAAGCGACATCATCAGCCCTTCCCACTCGTTCGACATCACTCGCGAACCGGAAAGAACCGTCATAACGGCACTGTACCACTCGTCAGGGCGCATCCTCATGGACCGCGACTTCGTCCTTTCCATCAGGCCTGCCGAGCCGATACGCTCGAGCGCTTTTATTGAATACGATGGCGATTCATATACGGCTTTGGCCTCAATCAAACCGGAGATCGCTCCTGACGCCGCCCCGCGCATAAAATGTGTCAGCATCGTCATCGACTGCTCCGGTTCGATGAGTGGCGACTCAATCAGCCAGGCAAAGGCGGCCCTGGATGAAATCCTTCGAACGATCCGGTCAACGGACTATTTCAACATCATCCTATTTGGCAGTTCATGCATCAAACTGTTCAACAGCCCTGCACTCGCCGACGCCGGCAACATCACAATCGCACGAAAGATGACCGCCAACATGGATGCCGACCTCGGAGGGACGGAAATCGGCGCAGCACTGCGGGCGGCGCTTGAATCCTCGGTCCCTGAAGGCATGCCTCACGATCTGCTGCTCATTACCGACGGGCAGGTCTGGGACGCGGATGACCTGATCCGGGAGACGGCGGCCCACGGGTGCAGAGCATTCACGGTGGGGGTCGGCAGCGCCGTTTCCGAGGTTTTCGTGCGCGACCTCGCCCTGTCCACCGGCGGCGCCTGCGAACTCGCCGCGCCAGGCGAGGATATCGCGGGAAAGATCGTTGCCCAATTCAGGCGGATATTTGCCTCAATGGCGGAGAAGGTGTCGATAACGTGGCCGTTCGAAACCATCGCCACGTACCCCCAAAAGTTCTCCACCGTTTTCGACGGGGACAGGCTGCTGGCCTTCGCTACCGGCAAGAACGCGCCCCGCGGCGGCGTCCGCTTCGAGACCGTTGCCGGTGGGGCGGCCGCCGTGACAGACATCGCCTGCGAGGAGTTCAAGCATGACGCGTCGCTCCCCAGGCCCGGCAGCGGGAGCGCCATATTGTCGCGACTGATGGCCTCGGCGATCATAAACGACCGCAACACGCCGCGAGAGCGCATCGAGCACTTGGCGATGAGCCACAACCTCATGAGCCCTGTGACGAACTACATCCTGACTGTTGAGCGCAAGGATGGGGAGAAGGCCGTGGACCTCCCGGAGCTTCGCAAGGTGCGACAGACCCTGGCGGCCGGGTGGCACGGGTTGGGGACTGTGCAGCAGGAGATGTGCTGCTGCGATGAAGCGCCCCCCTCCCCTCCAAGCTCGAGGCGGAGCAGGTCGGCCACGTCTTCCGGACCGTCCGGGGTGATGTTCTCGCGCAAGAGTCCATCGTCTTCCAGGGATCGCTACCGCACAATGACAAGGCCAAATGGCTTCATATTCGATGAAGATGAGTTCGAGGTCCCGGCATATATCCGGGCTGGCTCGGACATCACACCCTTCCGCTCGATGAGCGCGTTCATCATCAACTTCAACGGGCGGCACACCTCCCTTGCCCGCGGCCTCGAATGCCTGTCATTCGCGGACCTGGACGAACTCGGCCTGCCGCTTGAGATTCTGAACATGCTTACCGCCATGTCAAACGGGAACAATGAGGAGGAACTGGTGCTGGCCCTCCTTATTGTCCTGTCGGAAGACATCCACCGCGGTAAATTCAGCAGGCAGAGCAACCGCCTGATACAGAAGCGCTACAGGGAGCTGCCCCAAATCTATGCCTACAGAACCACGATTTGCGACTCCATGAACTCGATGGCAACCGACTAG
- a CDS encoding MerR family transcriptional regulator yields the protein MNHDERTFDIDELASLAGLPRRTVRYYIQEGLVDRPEGSRKGATYGSRHLEQLLAIRRWRDSGLSLERIRQLLAERAAPSEGIEKSRGPGTVEVVTRVIVSEGVEILLEPRASGLSPEQVRMFISEVAAVYNRISSTGDK from the coding sequence ATGAACCACGATGAAAGGACTTTCGACATCGACGAATTGGCGAGCCTGGCGGGCCTGCCCCGGAGGACGGTGCGCTACTACATCCAGGAGGGCCTCGTTGACCGCCCTGAAGGATCCCGCAAGGGGGCAACCTACGGGAGCAGACACCTTGAGCAGCTCCTTGCCATTCGGCGCTGGAGGGATTCGGGCCTTTCCCTGGAGCGGATCAGGCAACTTCTTGCCGAGCGCGCCGCACCTTCTGAAGGAATTGAAAAGTCGCGGGGGCCGGGCACTGTAGAAGTCGTCACCAGGGTGATCGTGTCAGAGGGGGTGGAAATCCTGCTGGAGCCGCGGGCGTCGGGTCTCAGTCCCGAACAGGTGCGGATGTTTATTTCCGAAGTCGCAGCCGTCTACAATCGTATCTCATCAACAGGGGACAAATAA
- the purE gene encoding 5-(carboxyamino)imidazole ribonucleotide mutase: MTSVAIFIGSISDKDVLQPCSDILNDLGIPHLYTVTSAHRTPERTESLVRDLEADGCQVFICAAGMAAHLAGAVAARTIKPVLGVPVNASPLGGMDALLSTVQMPPGFPVGTLAVDKAGARNAAWMAAQILALNDPEIAEKIRKARQGFVEGVEKAAKEMEGKG, from the coding sequence ATGACTTCCGTCGCCATCTTCATAGGCTCCATCTCCGACAAGGACGTGCTCCAGCCCTGCTCCGACATCCTGAACGACCTGGGCATCCCGCACCTCTACACCGTCACCAGCGCGCACCGCACCCCGGAGCGCACCGAGAGCCTCGTGCGCGACCTGGAGGCCGACGGCTGCCAGGTGTTCATCTGCGCGGCTGGCATGGCCGCGCATCTGGCCGGAGCGGTGGCCGCGCGCACCATCAAGCCGGTGCTCGGCGTGCCCGTGAACGCCTCGCCCCTGGGCGGCATGGACGCCCTGCTCTCCACCGTGCAGATGCCCCCGGGCTTCCCCGTGGGAACCCTGGCCGTGGACAAGGCCGGAGCGCGCAACGCCGCCTGGATGGCCGCGCAGATCCTGGCCCTGAACGACCCCGAGATCGCGGAAAAGATCAGGAAGGCGCGCCAGGGCTTCGTGGAAGGCGTGGAGAAGGCCGCGAAGGAGATGGAAGGCAAGGGCTGA